In a genomic window of Suricata suricatta isolate VVHF042 chromosome 12, meerkat_22Aug2017_6uvM2_HiC, whole genome shotgun sequence:
- the COL9A3 gene encoding collagen alpha-3(IX) chain: MAGAPSLALLLLGQLLAATVTEAQKVGPQGPPGPQGPPGKPGKDGIDGEVGPPGLPGSPGPKGAPGKPGKPGEAGLPGLPGVDGLTGQDGPPGPKGAPGERGSLGPPGPPGLGGKGLPGPPGEAGVSGVPGGAGLRGPPGPSGLPGPPGPPGPPGAPGHPGVLPEGATDLQCPAICPPGPPGPPGMPGFKGPTGYKGEQGEVGKDGEKGDPGPPGPAGIPGTVGLQGPRGLRGLPGPAGPPGDRGPIGFRGPPGIPGAPGKVGDRGERGPDGFRGPKGDLGRPGPKGVPGVAGPSGEPGMPGKDGRDGVPGLDGEKGEAGRSGAPGEKGPNGLPGLPGRAGSKGEKGELGRAGELGEAGPSGEPGIPGDVGVPGERGEAGHRGSAGALGPQGPPGAPGVRGFQGRKGSIGDPGLPGPQGLRGGMGDRGPGGAAGPKGDQGVAGSDGLPGDKGELGPGGPIGPKGEAGSRGELGPKGIQGPNGTRGVDGVPGPPGPAGFQGVPGVPGITGKAGVPGREASEQHVRELCGAMLSEQIAQLAAHLRKPLAPGSAGRPGPAGPPGPPGPPGSTGHPGARGPPGYRGPTGELGDPGPRGTQGDRGDKGAAGAGLDGPDGDQGLQGPQGVPGVSKDGRDGAHGEPGPPGDPGLPGAVGAQGTPGICDTSACQGAMMAGGGEKSGSRSS; encoded by the exons ATGGCCggagccccctccctggccctgctccTGCTCGGGCAGCTCCTGGCCGCGACCGTGACCGAGGCGCAG AAAGTGGGACCCCAAGGCCCCCCGGGCCCCCAAGGGCCACCTGGGAAGCCGGGCAAGGACGGCATTGAT GGAGAAGTTGGGCCTCCGGGTCTGCCAGGGTCCCCG ggACCAAAAGGGGCCCCAGGGAAGCCAGGAAAACCAGGGGAGGCTGGGCTCCCAGGACTGCCTGGTGTGGAC ggtCTGACAGGGCAGGATGGACCACCCGGCCCCAAGGGCGCACCTGGAGAACGG GGAAGTCTGGGCCCCCCGGGGCCCCCCGGGCTGGGG GGCAAAGGCCTCCCCGGACCCCCG ggagaGGCCGGAGTGAGCGGTGTCCCTGGTGGAGCTGGCCTCCGGGGCCCCCCG GGACCCTCGGGACTACCGGGCCCCCCTGGCCCCCCAGGACCTCCTGGAGCCCCT GGTCACCCAGGGGTCCTCCCTGAAGGCGCTACTGACCTGCAG TGCCCAGCCATCTGCCCACCAGGCCCTCCTGGGCCCCCAGGAATGCCAGGGTTCAAG GGGCCCACCGGCTACAAAGGGGAGCAAGGAGAGGTCGGCAAGGATGGCGAGAAG GGTGATCCTGGCCCCCCTGGGCCCGCAGGCATCCCAGGCACTGTGGGGCTGCAG GGGCCTCGGGGCCTTCGAGGTCTGCCGGGGCCGGCCGGGCCCCCCGGGGATCGA GGTCCCATTGGATTCCGAGGGCCGCCAGGgatcccaggagcccctgggaaaGTG GGTGACAGAGGTGAGAGGGGCCCAGACGGGTTCCGTGGCCCCAAGGGTGACCTT GGCAGACCAGGTCCCAAAGGAGTCCCTGGAGTGGCCGGGCCGAGTGGAGAGCCG GGTATGCCAGGCAAGGATGGCCGGGATGGTGTGCCGGGACTTGATGGAGAGAAG GGAGAGGCTGGTCGCAGTGGTGCTCCAGGAGAGAAGGGTCCCAACGGGCTGCCG GGCCTCCCTGGACGAGCGGGGTCCAAGGGCGAAAAGGGAGAACTG GGCCGAGCTGGGGAGCTGGGTGAGGCCGGACCCTCAGGAGAGCCTGGCATCCCA GGAGACGTCGGAGTGCCCGGGGAGCGCGGGGAGGCTGGACACAGGGGCTCGGCG GGGGCTCTGGGCCCACAAGGCCCTCCCGGAGCCCCTGGCGTCCGAGGCTTTCAG GGCCGGAAGGGCAGCATAGGCGACCCCGGCCTGCCAGGCCCCCAGGGCCTCCGAGGTGGCATGGGTGACCGG GGTCCTGGAGGAGCCGCAGGCCCGAAGGGAGACCAG GGAGTCGCAGGTTCCGACGGTCTTCCAGGGGACAAAGGAGAGCTG GGTCCTGGTGGTCCCATCGGTCCCAAAGGAGAG GCGGGCAGTCGAGGGGAGCTGGGCCCGAAGGGCATCCAGGGCCCCAACGGCACGAGGGGCGTGGACGGCGTCCCAGGCCCACCTGGCCCTGCGGGCTTCCAGGGCGTCCCGGGCGTGCCTGGCATCACCGGCAAAGCCGGCGTCCCG GGGCGAGAGGCCAGCGAGCAGCACGTCCGGGAGCTGTGCGGGGCGATGCTCAGCG AACAAATAGCACAGTTAGCTGCTCACCTGAGGAAGCCGTTGGCGCCAGGATCCGCGGGCCGGCCTGGTCCAGCCGGGCCCCCCGGGCCCCCCGGGCCCCCCGGCTCCACCGGCCACCCGGGTGCTCGAGGGCCCCCGGGATACCGAGGCCCCACCGGAGAGCTGGGAGACCCTGGGCCCAGAG GGACCCAGGGAGACCGGGGAGACAAAGGCGCGGCGGGCGCGGGTCTGGACGGCCCTGACGGAGACCAGGGGCTTCAAG